A genomic segment from Glycine soja cultivar W05 chromosome 18, ASM419377v2, whole genome shotgun sequence encodes:
- the LOC114396960 gene encoding protein MAIN-LIKE 1-like — protein MVRTKRLGRTLGHVTGGGDRDDSNDAPQRQQPTASAHRQRVAVTAEHDEPVVPATQVEGVAVQDDLYADEPMAGGDVQDTRPGITTDTGTQTAEDEPEGFLGGPSDPSVLTEYADHVTGSVCTGEERPELKLSSHGRKVHSLGRPVPSIEGLVAGTGLSPLIACSIDTGDRGLLSSFVKRWHQETSSFHLPLGEVTITLDDVSSLLHLPVVGDLHAFQPLHVDDTVQMLVDLLMVSVEAARAETGQCRGPYVHLQWVRDIYERRCQVGHWTAVARAYLHLLGCILFANKSATNVHVVFLEALCGVSQIGRYAWGVAALVDMYDRLNDASISTSR, from the exons atggttaggaccAAAAGATTAGGTCGTACCTTAGGTCACGTTACTGGCGGAGGAGATCGTGATGATTCTAATGATGCTCCGCAACGTCAACAGCCTACTGCATCCGCACACAGGCAGAGAGTAGCTGTCACTGCTGAGCACGATGAGCCAGTGGTCCCTGCGACACAGGTTGAAGGAGTTGCTGTTCAGGATGACTTATATGCGGATGAGCCGATGGCAGGAGGTGATGTACAGGACACTCGGCCAGGCATTACTACAGACACAGGCACACAGACTGCTGAGGATGAGCCTGAGGGATTTTTGGGTGGTCCGAGCGACCCATCCGTGCTGACCGAGTATGCGGATCACGTTACAGGCAGCGTATGCACAggagag gagcgtCCTGAGTTGAAGTTATCCTCTCACGGGAGGAAGGTCCATAGTTTAGGCAGGCCTGTCCCTTCCATTGAGGGCCTAGTTGCTGGGACAGGACTAAGTCCTCTGATTGCATGTTCGATAGACACTGGCGATCGGGGACTTTTGTCGTCGTTTGTCAAGCGGTGGCACCAGGAGACGTCTAGTTTCCATCTCCCTTTGGGAGAGGTGACGATCACGCTGGACGACGTCTCGTCTCTTCTGCATCTGCCCGTGGTTGGTGACTTGCATGCCTTTCAGCCTTTGCACGTGGATGATACAGTACAGATGTTGGTGGACTTATTGATGGTCTCTGTAGAGGCTGCCAGGGCTGAGACAGGGCAGTGTCGTGGACCGTATGTACACCTGCAATGGGTACGTGATATCTATGAGCGTCGATGCCAGGTAGGTCATTGGACAGCTGTGGCTCGCGCATATCTTCATCTTTTGGGTTGCATtctttttgctaacaagagtgcaaccaatGTTCATGTTGTGTTTTTGGAGGCCCTTTGTGGCGTCAGTCAGATTGGGAGGTATGCCTGGGGAGTAGCTGCGCTGGTCGATATGTATGACCGCCTCAACGATGCTTCTATCAGCACCAGCCGATAG